One genomic region from Motacilla alba alba isolate MOTALB_02 chromosome 5, Motacilla_alba_V1.0_pri, whole genome shotgun sequence encodes:
- the BTBD6 gene encoding BTB/POZ domain-containing protein 6 isoform X1, with product MPLPPGCLNGRIMKCLTFFLLLPETLKKSKKSVRSNGKVPGCYEIVPLSLKKKMAAELYPASTNTNIANSNAAAAATAANSKKNALQLQQSAQPPPPPQLQNLNNNNLESANWQSFHPTLRERNALMFNNELMADVHFIVGPPGASKKVPAHKYVLAVGSSVFYAMFYGDLAEVKSEIHIPDVEPAAFLILLKYMYSDEIDLEADTVLATLYAAKKYIVPALAKACVNFLETSLEAKNACVLLSQSRLFEEPELTQRCWEVIDAQAEMALKSEGFCEIDQQTLEIIVTREALNTKEVVVFEAVLNWAEAECKRQGLPVTPRNKRNVLGKALYLVRIPTMTLEEFANGAAQSDILTLEETHNIFLWYTAANKPKLEFPLTKRKGLVPQRCHRFQSSAYRSNQWRYRGRCDSIQFAVDKRIFIAGLGLYGSSCGKAEYSVKIELKRLGVVLAQNLTKFTSDGSSNTFSVWFEHPVQVEQDTFYNVSAILDGNELSYFGQEGMTEVQCGKVTFQFQCSSDSTNGTGVQGGQIPELIFYA from the exons ATGCCACTGCCCCCTGGTTGCCTCAATGGCAGGATCATGAagtgtttgactttttttcttctgcttccagAGACCTTAAAGAAGTCCAAAAAGAGTGTGAGATCAAACGGCAAGGTGCCAGGATGCTATGAGATAGTGCCCCTGTCCCTGAAGAAGAAGATGGCTGCAGAACTTTACCCTGCCAGCACCAACACTAACATTGCAAACAGCaacgccgccgccgccgccaccgctGCCAACAGCAAGAAGAAcgccctgcagctccagcagagcgcccagccgcccccgccgccccagCTCCAAAAcctcaacaacaacaacttGGAGAGCGCCAACTGGCAATCCTTCCATCCCACGCTGCGGGAGAG GAACGCGCTGATGTTCAATAACGAACTCATGGCTGACGTTCACTTCATCGTGGGCCCGCCAGGGGCATCCAAGAAAGTTCCTGCCCATAAG tatgTTTTGGCAGTTGGTAGCTCTGTCTTCTATGCTATGTTTTATGGCGATCTCGCAGAGGTCAAATCTGAAATCCATATACCAGATGTGGAACCTGCAGCCTTTCTAATCCTATTAAA ATATATGTATAGCGATGAAATAGACCTGGAAGCTGACACAGTTCTGGCTACACTGTATGCTGCCAAGAAGTACATCGTGCCGGCCCTAGCAAAGGCTTGCGTCAATTTTTTGGAGACCAGCTTAGAAGCGAAGAACGCTTGTGTCCTGCTGTCTCAGAGCAGGCTCTTCGAGGAGCCAGAGCTGACGCAGCGCTGCTGGGAAGTGATTGATGCTCAGGCAGAAATGGCACTGAAGTCAGAGGGCTTCTGTGAGATAGATCAACAAACACTAGAGATCATTGTAACCCGGGAAGCACTCAACACCAAGGAAGTGGTAGTTTTCGAGGCTGTTCTCAACTGGGCAGAGGCTGAATGCAAAAGGCAAGGGCTGCCGGTTACGCCACGCAACAAGAGGAATGTATTAGGGAAAGCTTTGTACTTGGTGCGGATTCCAACCATGACTTTGGAAGAGTTTGCCAACGGAGCTGCCCAGTCCGACATCCTCACCCTCGAGGAGACTCACAACATATTCCTGTGGTACACAGCCGCAAATAAACCCAAATTAGAGTTCCCcctgacaaaaagaaaaggactcGTGCCTCAGCGCTGCCATCGGTTTCAGTCGTCTGCGTATCGCAGCAATCAGTGGAGGTACCGGGGGCGATGTGACAGTATTCAGTTTGCCGTAGACAAACGGATATTTATAGCAGGACTGGGATTGTATGGGTCAAGCTGTGGCAAAGCTGAATACAGCGTCAAAATCGAACTGAAGCGCTTAGGCGTTGTCCTTGCTCAAAATCTGACAAAGTTTACCTCCGACGGCTCCAGTAACACCTTCTCTGTGTGGTTTGAACACCCTGTGCAGGTTGAGCAAGACACGTTTTACAATGTAAGTGCTATTCTCGATGGTAACGAACTCAGTTACTTTGGACAAGAGGGAATGACTGAAGTGCAGTGCGGGAAAGTGACGTTCCAGTTCCAGTGCTCCTCGGACAGTACTAATGGAACCGGAGTACAAGGAGGACAAATACCTGAGCTCATTTTCTATGCATGA
- the BTBD6 gene encoding BTB/POZ domain-containing protein 6 isoform X2, producing the protein MAAELYPASTNTNIANSNAAAAATAANSKKNALQLQQSAQPPPPPQLQNLNNNNLESANWQSFHPTLRERNALMFNNELMADVHFIVGPPGASKKVPAHKYVLAVGSSVFYAMFYGDLAEVKSEIHIPDVEPAAFLILLKYMYSDEIDLEADTVLATLYAAKKYIVPALAKACVNFLETSLEAKNACVLLSQSRLFEEPELTQRCWEVIDAQAEMALKSEGFCEIDQQTLEIIVTREALNTKEVVVFEAVLNWAEAECKRQGLPVTPRNKRNVLGKALYLVRIPTMTLEEFANGAAQSDILTLEETHNIFLWYTAANKPKLEFPLTKRKGLVPQRCHRFQSSAYRSNQWRYRGRCDSIQFAVDKRIFIAGLGLYGSSCGKAEYSVKIELKRLGVVLAQNLTKFTSDGSSNTFSVWFEHPVQVEQDTFYNVSAILDGNELSYFGQEGMTEVQCGKVTFQFQCSSDSTNGTGVQGGQIPELIFYA; encoded by the exons ATGGCTGCAGAACTTTACCCTGCCAGCACCAACACTAACATTGCAAACAGCaacgccgccgccgccgccaccgctGCCAACAGCAAGAAGAAcgccctgcagctccagcagagcgcccagccgcccccgccgccccagCTCCAAAAcctcaacaacaacaacttGGAGAGCGCCAACTGGCAATCCTTCCATCCCACGCTGCGGGAGAG GAACGCGCTGATGTTCAATAACGAACTCATGGCTGACGTTCACTTCATCGTGGGCCCGCCAGGGGCATCCAAGAAAGTTCCTGCCCATAAG tatgTTTTGGCAGTTGGTAGCTCTGTCTTCTATGCTATGTTTTATGGCGATCTCGCAGAGGTCAAATCTGAAATCCATATACCAGATGTGGAACCTGCAGCCTTTCTAATCCTATTAAA ATATATGTATAGCGATGAAATAGACCTGGAAGCTGACACAGTTCTGGCTACACTGTATGCTGCCAAGAAGTACATCGTGCCGGCCCTAGCAAAGGCTTGCGTCAATTTTTTGGAGACCAGCTTAGAAGCGAAGAACGCTTGTGTCCTGCTGTCTCAGAGCAGGCTCTTCGAGGAGCCAGAGCTGACGCAGCGCTGCTGGGAAGTGATTGATGCTCAGGCAGAAATGGCACTGAAGTCAGAGGGCTTCTGTGAGATAGATCAACAAACACTAGAGATCATTGTAACCCGGGAAGCACTCAACACCAAGGAAGTGGTAGTTTTCGAGGCTGTTCTCAACTGGGCAGAGGCTGAATGCAAAAGGCAAGGGCTGCCGGTTACGCCACGCAACAAGAGGAATGTATTAGGGAAAGCTTTGTACTTGGTGCGGATTCCAACCATGACTTTGGAAGAGTTTGCCAACGGAGCTGCCCAGTCCGACATCCTCACCCTCGAGGAGACTCACAACATATTCCTGTGGTACACAGCCGCAAATAAACCCAAATTAGAGTTCCCcctgacaaaaagaaaaggactcGTGCCTCAGCGCTGCCATCGGTTTCAGTCGTCTGCGTATCGCAGCAATCAGTGGAGGTACCGGGGGCGATGTGACAGTATTCAGTTTGCCGTAGACAAACGGATATTTATAGCAGGACTGGGATTGTATGGGTCAAGCTGTGGCAAAGCTGAATACAGCGTCAAAATCGAACTGAAGCGCTTAGGCGTTGTCCTTGCTCAAAATCTGACAAAGTTTACCTCCGACGGCTCCAGTAACACCTTCTCTGTGTGGTTTGAACACCCTGTGCAGGTTGAGCAAGACACGTTTTACAATGTAAGTGCTATTCTCGATGGTAACGAACTCAGTTACTTTGGACAAGAGGGAATGACTGAAGTGCAGTGCGGGAAAGTGACGTTCCAGTTCCAGTGCTCCTCGGACAGTACTAATGGAACCGGAGTACAAGGAGGACAAATACCTGAGCTCATTTTCTATGCATGA